From a single Tachypleus tridentatus isolate NWPU-2018 chromosome 6, ASM421037v1, whole genome shotgun sequence genomic region:
- the LOC143253562 gene encoding LOW QUALITY PROTEIN: G2/mitotic-specific cyclin-B3-like (The sequence of the model RefSeq protein was modified relative to this genomic sequence to represent the inferred CDS: deleted 1 base in 1 codon), which yields MTSVNVLKGPGHKAKEEGLKNEKLVNNISKRSAENSPEDIPKKRSVFGDITNALVGGHKKVFGQEIKKVGIRFSKKQKKAQQSEQIQDNLEEQNGDNMYSEDTVRSSQEQGEDTTLYITAVEEQCTESEYKKPECEITTFVSQVVPSGVFDFDQECLEDPFAEAVYAKDIFSYYRERELMFHVEKYLSKQPEISKSMRAILVDWMVEVQESFELNHETLYLAVKLVDHYLMNNPVPKASLQLVGATAIFIACKFDERIPPVVDEFLYICDDAYSRKELLQMEIRLLKKINFDLGIPLSYRFLRRYARCAKISMEMLTLARYILETALMDYDLVDVRDSLLAAAALFLALNMKNITEWSPTLEYYSCYKSSDLEKLVLHLNKLISTPLHKNLQTVRTKYSHKVFFEVAKIPPLET from the exons ATGACTTCTGTAAATGTTCTTAAAGGACCTGGTCATAAAGCAAAAGAAGAAGGACTAAAG AATGAAAAGCTAgtaaacaatatttctaaaaGATCAGCTGAGAATTCTCCAGAAGATATTCCCAAGAAACGATCAGTATTTGGAGATATTACTAATGCCCTGGTAGGTGGACATAAGAAAGTGTTTGGTCAAGAAATAAAGAAAGTTGGCATCAGATTTTcaaaaaaacagaagaaagcaCAGCAGTCTGAACAAATACAAGATAATTTGGAAGAACAGAATGGGGACAACATGTACTCTGAAGATACTGTTAGAAGTAGCCAGGAACAGGGGGAAGATACTACCTTGTATATTACAGCGGTTGAGGAACAATG TACTGAATCAGAATACAAGAAACCTGAATGTGAAATTACAACCTTTGTTTCCCAAGTTGTTCCATCTGGGGTCTTTGATTTTGATCAGGAATGCCTTGAAGACCCTTTTGCTGAGGCTGTATATGCAAAGGACATATTTAGCTACTACAGAGAAAGAGAG TTGATGTTCCATGTTGAAAAGTATCTGAGTAAGCAGCCTGAAATATCCAAGTCTATGAGAGCTATCCTGGTGGACTGGATGGTGGAAGTTCAAGAATCATTTGAATTGAACCATGAAACTTTGTACCTGGCAGTAAAGCTTGTCGACCATTACCTGATGAACAATCCTGTTCCAAAGGCATCACTTCAACTTGTTGGAGCTACGGCAATTTTTATTGCATGTAAATTTGAT gAGCGGATTCCTCCAGTGGTTGATGAATTTCTATATATCTGTGATGATGCCTACAGCCGCAAGGAACTTCTGCAGATGGAGATTAGACttcttaaaaaa attaattttgatctTGGTATTCCACTTTCATACAGATTTTTAAGGCGTTATGCTCGG TGTGCTAAGATAAGTATGGAAATGTTGACTTTGGCCAGATATATACTGGAGACAGCTTTAATGGACTATGATTTAGTTGATGTAAGAGATTCATTGCTTGCTGCAGCAGCCCTCTTTTTAGCCCTCAATATGAAGAACATTACTGAATGG AGTCCAACCTTGGAGTATTATTCGTGCTATAAAAGTTCGGACTTGGAGAAGCTTGTTCTTCACTTGAATAAGCTAATTTCAACTCCACTGCACAAAAACCTCCAAACAGTTCGAACGAAGTACTCTCACAA GGTATTTTTTGAAGTTGCTAAGATACCTCCATTGGAAACgtga